The bacterium genome segment AAGCGGCCGGCCGTGGCGCGCTCGGCGGCGTCTTTGGCGAGCCGGCCGAGGGCAAACGTGGCGACGACCGCACCTATTTCGCCCGCGGTGACGAGCAGCGTCGAACCGAAACCGCCGAACATCAACGCGCCCGCGACCTTCACGACATCCCGCGCCGGCACGGGCGCGACGGTCACGAGCGCGTAGATCGCCACGAGCCCCAGCGCGCCGGCAAGCGGCGGCACGACGGACAACATCGCCTGGATCTCGCCGACGGGCCGGTTGTATCGCCAGGCCGCCGAGGCAAGCAGCGCGAAAATGGCCGCCAGAAGCAGCAATTTCGCGACGGCGAAAAGGCGCGAGGCGCGCGGCGCCTCCGGCGCGGGTTCCGGCGAGGCTTTCGGGTGTTCCGACACGTTTTTCGTTATTCCTTTTCGCCTGATCGACCGATGAAATCAGGTATGGAAATCCGCCTGTCAGGGATGGCGCCAACGTCCGCCGGCGGACGGTATGAGACGGGCATGGCGCGTGTCAAACGGGCGCTTTCGGGCGGCCGCACGGGGCAGGTCGGTCCGACGTTTTTCGCCGATTCCCGCACCGCGTTTTT includes the following:
- a CDS encoding VTT domain-containing protein; the protein is MSEHPKASPEPAPEAPRASRLFAVAKLLLLAAIFALLASAAWRYNRPVGEIQAMLSVVPPLAGALGLVAIYALVTVAPVPARDVVKVAGALMFGGFGSTLLVTAGEIGAVVATFALGRLAKDAAERATAGRFPHLRERIANATWWQIALLRVFPATPYRFMNYVAPLTPIAFGPYVAGCLVGTLPRTAFFQYLFAGAAGAAIAGGFTSRHIAMGSLVFGSTLVAGWIVASKLKTRRETKIEDRRLKNED